The genomic region ATCAATGGATAATATGCATTGCCTTTTCAGTGGCCCAGATTCACTCGTGAAATTCAGCAATGCACGATATTCATTGAAGCATTCTAGAATTTTCATATTGTGCAATATAAGTTATAGAGACGCAAGCATACCACTGTGCTGAAGAGAACAACAATTATGGTACTGGTGATCATCAAAGAACTATCTTGCGTTGATGTCGTTTCGGTATTGTCTGCAAACTGCATTATCAGATTGTGCTACTTAGTACTTCTGCAGAACCGAAAAATTTTGATCTGTTAGGTTTCGAAACAGCACAACTTACTTGGTTGTATGACAACGCAATAGTGACTGCACCCCTCATTAGGCCTGCCCACCACATTGTAAACTGGTCTTTGAACTCGATTTTCGTACCATCTCTTTTCTTAAAGCAGTTTTTGATGTTCGCAATCGGGAAGACAAATGCTGCCCTTCCGACTAATACTAGAGCAAACAGGATTGAACTGACACCAACTGAAGTCCCCGGACTGAACGAAAGAGTACGTTACAAGTCAGGCAGAACATGTTTCAACATTATAACATCAGAGTCGGGAAAATATACAATTTCTTCGAACTTGTTTTTCGTGTTATTATGAAGTATTTAATGAAGATAATATTAAGATGACTTAGATTAGTGAGATGATTACCTTGCCTTGCTGGCTTTCCATTTGTCAATGTCCAAGGCATCCATGCCAACATAAAGGAATATAAAGGTTTCTGCAATGAATGACAATGTTGCAAATGCATGCCTGAAAGAAACCATCAAACAATACGGATTAAAGATTCATATCTCGCATTTCCTTTCAGGCTCGTACGAATAGTAACTCAACCAGCGGATAATCTGTTCTTACTTGGTTGTTACCCTCGAGCTTTCTGTAACATTGTGCCATGTATAATGTGACATAACTATGCCGCAGAAAAACACTGTCAAAATTCCACTTAGATTCAGAAGCTGCAAAAGAAAGTAAATTTAGATATAGTTTACTCTTATCTCGTTAAATTGCACTCTGAAATCAGTTCATTTGATCCATTGTGATAAATGATTTTGTGGCAGATACTAAGCAAAGTTCATAAAATTAGTCAAAACCAGATTCTGATTAGCAAGTTTTTCATTTGCTAGATGTTTTTGGTCGGATTGCCGCTAAATATATAGATGATCGATTACCATAAATGCATTAACAAGATAGACCGATTACAAGATATCGAGAAGAACTAGAGAAGTACTTTGGAATTAAAAGTCAAAATCAGTTCTTAGTTCTCTGAGGTTCACACCTAGGTAGTGTAAAAACCAGTACTAATTATGGATTTTTGTTTAAGGTACCTCAGCCAACATGTATGACAAATAAGCCATAAGAATCATCAGCGCAACTTCACGATCTGTAGAATGCCTGTTCGAAAGAAAATCATAATGTCAGGGAACGCAACTCATAAGTATGGAACATACTAGAACAAGCATTTACACAGATGAGGAAATGCAGCACCAAAGGCTAAAATTTGAAGTGTCTGCTCATACCTTCCAAAGTAAAGCGTTTTTATGATATAAGCGCTAATCAGACCGGCCTGAAACATTTTGATAAATCATGTTAGAACATAGATCAAGCTCTCTGATACAGTCCAAACAAAGTGATTCCTCACTATTTAAGCAAGAATCTACAACTTACTGCTACACCAAGAAGAGTACTGGTGAAGAAGAGGTAAAGAAAAttccccaacaaggtcaacgcTGTAAGCGCGCTGACGTTGCTGACATCTAGCGATTGTACTGCATTGAAAAGCACAATGGAGGTGGCATCATTCACTACTCCCTCCCCAAACACGATACTGTAAAGAAACGGTGTCTCATCTTGATTTAGAACCTTTGCACATGAGAATAAGATTACAAGATTAGACATGAGTTGAAGAACGTTGTATTCGGATTGAGATTATAGATTACCTGCAATGTACAAACTGAATCAGTTGCTGAGAATATGGCACCAATCGCTGCACATAGAGGAACCGGTAAGCACAAATGATAACTATATAATATAACCATGAAAACATATCATTTGTATCAAAACCATGATTCGTAAATGGATTTGTACTTACCTAGGAAGTCCTTAATGGTCAGAGTTGAGAAACCAAATCTATTGAAAAGTAAATCGGCACCTACAAAATGTTTCCAAAAAGAGCAGCAGTTAGAagataaattaattataattccATCACAGAAGCAATTTCCGCACTCCTGTTTATGTCTGGCCTCTGAGAAGGAGAAAAGTTGTGTGCGGAAATCATTACCCTTccattaaatttcaaaagatttCAGGTCTTACCTAGTGATATGATGCAGAAAGAAATTACTGTACCGACGATTCCAAACAACAAAATTGTGGTGAAATTCTTGAAAAACTGCTTTTTCTTGACCTGGAAACTGAACAAGATCAAAACTTCAGAGATCAGAAACAATTCTTCATCATAACTTGAAGATCCCATGTGACAAAATTTAAGATTTGCATCCTAAATTCAAGCACACAGGTGATATTTCGAGATCCAAATTCGAACATCATGAAAGAAATTTCAAACCAAGCATTGAAATCGAAGCTGAAATTTCATAGAATTGAAAGTTGATTCATACCCGGCATTGAAAATGATTGGAGGAAGTAGATACAGAAAGAACAAGTCCTCGCTAAAGATCAAAATCCTCGAGCTTTCGAACCCTGTCACCAGCAACACCACCACTCCAGCAACCAAACCCTGAAACCCaacaacacaaaaacaaagttaaacaacacaaaacactGAAATTTTGCATAATTTTCGTGTTCTTGGCCAGAAAATTTCGACACAAAAACTATATGACACAAACAAAAGTGTACAACATTTTACACACCAAGAGAAGGGCAGTGATCGATTCATTGGCCCAGCGGTTCTCTTCGAGCAAATGACCGATAATTATACAAACGCAGAGGAGCGTGAAGAACACAGTGAGTGCAACGACAGTGCTGGTGTTGAGAAATGATTCTTGAAGTGGCAACTGAGACTGTATGGTTTCAAGAACtgccatttttttttgggtttttgtgtaTATGAATTTGGCATTCACCTGGTCGGATTCGAGTTCGATCCGAATCGGAGACGAGAGGACAGAGCAGAGACAAACTGGAGTTTCTGGACCACGAAAAAGAACTGAAGTTTCTTGAAGTGATGAGGCTTCTGTGTTGGTTTTGTGTATGGTTGTCTTTGAATAGGACGGGTTTGGTTTGGACCATAAAAATGGAGGGAAGAATGGTAGTTGATGGCCATCCTCACTAAAATGAATTCAGATGGGATCCAATTCTGTAGTTTTcacatatttaattttatttactttgcacgTTTAATTTTTGTAGGTTAAGAAGTTATTTACGCACGTTTAATTTTATTCTAATAAGTTTTAAACAtatgttgtttttctttttccaacttTTAGATTCGATTGAATCAAAAATCATgtgtagaataaaaaaaatatgtgcgAAAATTACTGCTGATTGCACATATACAAGCAACGCTAACGCAAGATGTAGTGAATCTTATAGTAGGGCTTCAAACATAACAATGACAGTGATAGCATTGTCCGGGCACACACTTTTCACTGCCGTATGGTATGTGTGCGGGACTTTGCCCTCACATTTTCACACATACGAGGCGGGCGTGCCGTATCATATGTGTGATGATACAGCTTCCTTCCAGCTTTTCCACAGGCAGACGTGGCAAAAGTTTCCAATCAAAGCATGTGTCGATTTGCAGGTGACGATCTGAGGGGTCCCACTTTGATCAGATCTTTCGAATACTCCTCTCGAGGGAGAGTGACCAACGATGATGATGCATCCTGCATGATCGGGTGACTGATCTCAAACTCCAGCTCCACTCAAACTTCAACTCCAACGAGAAACTTTTAGTTGTAACAAGAACACGAATAGTAcattatgtgtttttatataagtggtaaaaaaatttaatttttaggttAATAACTTTTTAACACGCATAACCCATCATTTATATAAGAACACATGATATACCACCTCGTGTGACGGTCACACTAACAAATCTCTCAAACTCCAAGTATTTAATCAATCAAATAACACCTTTTAAAATCAAGTTTTAATTATCCAAGATAGTCAAGGTCTTTTTTTGGCTCTATTTGGGGGAAATTTTTTTGTCAAGGTCTTTCTTTGGCTCtatttggggggaaatttttttgtgtgttagcATACGGGCGAGTATATACGTGTAATAaataattggttaaaaatttaaaaagaaattttttaactaattatgtTATTATATTTAGAGTATCTGACCGTATTCTCAACAAACTATAAAGTTCTCTTATTTAAGAACATCATGGGTAATTTACAGTTCCAACTTTTGTAACTTTTGCACATGCACATGatattttgtattgtttttaaatattgtttttattgATGGTTCTTTCTTTACGGGTTTTGACTTCATCTCCTCAAATCTTTTTCTtatactttttttattattgaaaaataatgaaggaggaagaggcaaaggttttttttttagtatagtTGTCTTCACCTCTACATAAGAAAGTAGATTTCTCGTAAGCAAGTATTATTGAGAATTCTCGTACGCAACTACTGTCGAAGAGCTCATGTCGTATAATCTTTCTCCATTTAATACTAT from Pyrus communis chromosome 9, drPyrComm1.1, whole genome shotgun sequence harbors:
- the LOC137745234 gene encoding sodium/hydrogen exchanger 1-like, which codes for MAVLETIQSQLPLQESFLNTSTVVALTVFFTLLCVCIIIGHLLEENRWANESITALLLGLVAGVVVLLVTGFESSRILIFSEDLFFLYLLPPIIFNAGFQVKKKQFFKNFTTILLFGIVGTVISFCIISLGADLLFNRFGFSTLTIKDFLAIGAIFSATDSVCTLQVLNQDETPFLYSIVFGEGVVNDATSIVLFNAVQSLDVSNVSALTALTLLGNFLYLFFTSTLLGVAAGLISAYIIKTLYFGRHSTDREVALMILMAYLSYMLAELLNLSGILTVFFCGIVMSHYTWHNVTESSRVTTKHAFATLSFIAETFIFLYVGMDALDIDKWKASKASPGTSVGVSSILFALVLVGRAAFVFPIANIKNCFKKRDGTKIEFKDQFTMWWAGLMRGAVTIALSYNQFADNTETTSTQDSSLMITSTIIVVLFSTVVFGSITKPLISALMHPHAKANISDATDMPSLEDLRLLFLETGEASEGGNSEPARKPSSFRLLITYPTSTVHYFWRKFDDKFMRPVFGGRGFVPFVPGSPSGAAEDQAAEHTEHIEHTS